Genomic window (Bacteroidota bacterium):
GAAACCGAGGCCTCCGGCGGCATTACGCTCGCGACCGTTCGTGCGGTCGCGGAAACCGGAGTGAACTTTATCTCAGTCGGTGCACTGACGCATTCGGTTACCGGCCTGGATATATCATTCGAGGTATTGCCCTCCTAATGCAATGCGAAACCTGGTCCTCGCTCTGACGATCGGCTGCGCACTATTTATTGTGCGTAATCCGCAGCAAGCATGCGCGCAGACGGGTTTCGAAATCTATCATACCCCGTGGTATGAAATGAAGGTGGATTCGACCTCTATCCAATTTCATTGGAAGAATAGCACATCGGTCATTGGCGAAGTGTGGATGGGGACCGATTCAAATCGCATGACGATGGTCCTCTCGATTGGCTCGGCCAGCAAGGATCGACGTCCCATCGTTCATGGACTCACTCCAGCTACGATGTACTTTGTGAAGTTGGTCTCCACCTACACCGGATACTCAGACACGGTACGTTTCTGGACCTCGACGGCGTCGGACTATCGATCGACTGGTGCTATTCAAGTGTATTTCAATCGCGATGTTGACACCACGACATATCCGTTCTTGCCGCACGCACATGGCAACGCGGACTTTATGGGGTTGCTTCGAAATCGTATTCTGAATGCGAAGAACTCAATCGATCTGGCGCTATATAGTTTTGGCGATCGAGTTGGGGACTCTGTTGCCAAATGGCTGATTGTGGCAAAAGATAAAGGAATATCCGTTCGCCTGATCGTCGATAGCGGATCGTCGAAGAAGTCACAGGCCTTTCAAACGGTACGTTCCTCGGGCATTCCCGCGATCACGAATGGATTCGGCGCAAGCGGAAGGCTCTGGAGCAATATTCATCACAACAAGTTCATCATTTTCGATGGTCGAGGCAAAGACTCCGTGAATGACGGGGCAAACGCGTGGGTCCAGACCGGCTCGTGGAATCTGACCGATCAGCAGACTACGACCGATTTTCAAAATCTGGTCTACGTTCAGGACCTTGCACTGGCCCATGCCTACGAACGCGAATTCGAGGAAGAATGGGGGTCCGCGACGGATACTCCGGACTCCGCCGCATCACGATTCTCGACACGTAAGACGGACAATACCCCGCGCTCGTTTAACATCGGCGGCCGTGAAGTACATCTGTTCTTCTCGCCGGGTGGCGGCATTCCGCAGGCGATTGATACACTTCTTGACGGTTCGGCAGGTCCGATTCTGCTTTCGATGTACGATTTTACATCGCAGGACCTTGAGGCCACGCTCATCAACGCCCAGAATCGTGGCGCGAAGGTGCACGGAATAATTGGGATGGGTGGGTCCTACGATCAGACGCCCCTTCTTGTGGCCGCTGGTTGTGATGTGATTCACTACTCCGGTTATCTTAGGTTCGATACACTGTTTCACCACAAATACTGCATTCTCGATCCGAACACGGCCGATGGATGGGTACTGACCGGCTCGTTCAACTGGACGCACTCCGCCGATACGCTCAATAATGAGAATATCCTGTTGATTCGCGATCGTGACATATCCGCGGAGTATTTCGAGGAGTGGCTCGCGCGGTATCAGAATAATGGCGGCGAGCAGACCATTACTTTAAATTCATCCACGGTTCGTGATCGGGAAGTTGTTTCCAAGTCACTTGGAATTTATCCGAATCCAGCGCAGAGAGCGTTTGAGATCGAATGGAACGGTAAAGATGATGGGCCGGCTACTATTTCCATTCGGAGCATACTCGGCCAGATGCTACAGACCAAACGGGTGTGGCAAAACGCTGGGAAGAATTCGCTCGCATTGAATCTCGATCTTCCTTCGGGAAGCTATGGTCTGCTGCTGGAGCATGATGGCTCATTTGACTTCTCACCGTTGCACATTCTCCGATAGCCAATGAAACTCCTCTGGCTTTCCTTCCTCTTCCTGGTTTCTTGCTCTGCTGCCGTTGAGGCCCAGCAATCCGTCGGCTCCGTTTTGGGGCATATCAATCTCTCAAGCCCCGATCAAGCGGAATCGCTTCGCATTCGAGCCGAGGAGATTACGACCGAGGCGACAATCGAGGAGACCGAAATCGATAGCTCCGGCGATTTCGCATTCCGGAATCTGCCGTTTGCGACCTACGATCTCTATGTGGTAAACCAGGGTCGAGCGGCGTTTACACGCCGCGTCGTCGTGCATT
Coding sequences:
- a CDS encoding phospholipase D-like domain-containing protein, which gives rise to MRNLVLALTIGCALFIVRNPQQACAQTGFEIYHTPWYEMKVDSTSIQFHWKNSTSVIGEVWMGTDSNRMTMVLSIGSASKDRRPIVHGLTPATMYFVKLVSTYTGYSDTVRFWTSTASDYRSTGAIQVYFNRDVDTTTYPFLPHAHGNADFMGLLRNRILNAKNSIDLALYSFGDRVGDSVAKWLIVAKDKGISVRLIVDSGSSKKSQAFQTVRSSGIPAITNGFGASGRLWSNIHHNKFIIFDGRGKDSVNDGANAWVQTGSWNLTDQQTTTDFQNLVYVQDLALAHAYEREFEEEWGSATDTPDSAASRFSTRKTDNTPRSFNIGGREVHLFFSPGGGIPQAIDTLLDGSAGPILLSMYDFTSQDLEATLINAQNRGAKVHGIIGMGGSYDQTPLLVAAGCDVIHYSGYLRFDTLFHHKYCILDPNTADGWVLTGSFNWTHSADTLNNENILLIRDRDISAEYFEEWLARYQNNGGEQTITLNSSTVRDREVVSKSLGIYPNPAQRAFEIEWNGKDDGPATISIRSILGQMLQTKRVWQNAGKNSLALNLDLPSGSYGLLLEHDGSFDFSPLHILR